In Acinetobacter sp. WCHAc010034, a genomic segment contains:
- a CDS encoding minor capsid protein, translating into MSTPAQKALLDALSQHQAYLYRASSQSVNELLKQFSSISNAQLMRLSELLEELTDAERNVLQGLNFAGKGRASKRIEEIKAILNEWFDSLSVELSADFEKSAIALAVYEAAYAAKLLGEAAVAISGAEAYKTIRKTPYAGGQLVDHLFKDIAASLRKKVEYVIRDGISQGQTNQQIVQRIKGKREKVDGEYSYTGGMLEAERHVIERQVRTARSHVSTSIYIDTYKAAGYEYVKVVATLDGRTCKYCASIDGDVYSIDDSARPRFPVHPNNRTTYVGCDKEGNIAGQRPFVMDERKVKDIPKEERKHLIGQLDANTSFKEFFEQSDEFFQRTWLGKKKYELYKSGKFPIEKFADPLNKRGYTLAELKALDGETFKNVMGEK; encoded by the coding sequence ATGAGCACACCAGCGCAGAAAGCCTTACTTGATGCACTGTCGCAGCATCAGGCTTATTTATACCGGGCATCATCGCAGTCAGTGAATGAGCTGCTCAAGCAATTCAGCAGCATCTCCAATGCGCAGCTGATGCGTTTAAGCGAACTGCTGGAAGAGCTGACTGATGCGGAGCGCAACGTGTTGCAGGGGCTTAATTTTGCCGGCAAGGGCCGGGCATCAAAGCGCATTGAAGAAATCAAAGCCATCTTGAATGAGTGGTTTGACTCTTTAAGTGTGGAGCTGTCTGCAGATTTCGAAAAGTCAGCAATCGCGCTGGCCGTGTATGAGGCGGCTTATGCAGCCAAATTGCTTGGTGAAGCCGCTGTGGCCATCTCAGGTGCGGAAGCATACAAGACGATCAGGAAAACGCCGTATGCGGGCGGCCAGCTGGTTGACCACCTGTTTAAGGATATTGCTGCATCACTGCGCAAGAAGGTGGAATATGTTATCCGTGACGGCATTTCGCAAGGCCAGACCAATCAGCAGATTGTGCAGCGGATTAAGGGTAAGCGCGAAAAGGTTGATGGCGAATACTCATACACCGGCGGGATGCTTGAAGCTGAGCGCCATGTCATTGAGCGCCAGGTTCGCACTGCGCGCAGCCATGTCAGCACGTCGATCTACATTGATACATACAAAGCGGCTGGCTACGAGTATGTGAAGGTTGTCGCCACACTGGATGGACGCACCTGCAAGTACTGCGCCTCAATTGATGGTGACGTATACAGCATTGATGATTCTGCACGTCCGCGCTTCCCAGTGCATCCCAATAACCGCACGACCTATGTCGGCTGTGACAAAGAAGGGAATATTGCAGGCCAGCGGCCGTTTGTGATGGATGAGCGGAAAGTCAAGGATATTCCAAAAGAGGAGCGTAAGCACTTAATTGGACAGCTGGATGCCAATACATCGTTCAAGGAGTTTTTTGAACAGTCGGATGAGTTCTTTCAGCGCACTTGGCTAGGTAAGAAGAAGTACGAACTGTATAAATCTGGCAAATTTCCAATTGAGAAATTTGCCGATCCGCTGAATAAGCGAGGGTACACATTGGCGGAGCTAAAGGCTTTGGATGGAGAAACCTTTAAAAATGTAATGGGTGAAAAATGA
- a CDS encoding DUF6651 domain-containing protein: MKLKTVVVDGKTYAEVMDDKPVYLHDDGKEVAHDAPQTVATISRLNGEVKTNRERYEKAESSLKSFEGIEDPAAAKKAMETLKNFDDKKLVDAGEVEKVKAEAIKAVEEKYAPIIQERDAYQAQLHNELIGGGFARSKYIQDSISVPADMIQAQFGKNFKIEEGKVVAYGADGQKIYSRARPGEVADFDEALESLVGEYQYKDSILKGSQAGGGGFQGGSQGGNKSMTRDQFTNLKPAEQSSFMREGGKVTD; this comes from the coding sequence ATGAAACTTAAAACTGTGGTTGTGGATGGCAAGACGTATGCCGAGGTCATGGATGATAAGCCTGTATATTTACATGACGATGGCAAAGAAGTGGCACATGATGCACCGCAAACCGTTGCAACGATCAGTCGCTTAAATGGTGAAGTGAAAACCAACCGTGAGCGTTACGAAAAAGCGGAATCCTCACTTAAATCCTTTGAAGGCATCGAAGATCCGGCAGCCGCTAAAAAAGCCATGGAGACTTTGAAAAACTTTGACGATAAAAAGCTGGTGGATGCCGGTGAAGTCGAAAAAGTTAAAGCTGAAGCGATTAAAGCGGTCGAAGAAAAATACGCTCCGATTATTCAAGAGCGTGACGCTTATCAGGCGCAGCTGCATAACGAGCTTATTGGCGGCGGCTTTGCCCGCTCCAAGTACATTCAGGACAGCATTTCTGTGCCGGCAGACATGATTCAAGCCCAATTCGGCAAGAACTTCAAAATAGAAGAAGGCAAAGTCGTGGCATACGGTGCGGATGGTCAAAAGATCTATTCACGCGCGCGCCCAGGCGAAGTCGCAGACTTTGATGAAGCCTTGGAGTCTTTGGTTGGCGAATATCAATACAAGGATTCTATTTTAAAAGGTTCGCAGGCCGGCGGTGGTGGTTTTCAGGGTGGCAGTCAAGGCGGCAACAAGTCTATGACGCGCGATCAATTCACAAATTTAAAACCTGCAGAACAATCATCCTTCATGCGTGAAGGCGGCAAGGTTACAGATTAA
- a CDS encoding phage tail tube protein, translated as MSKGTDVVIHISKEETPNTLPAVPVWHTLRRNSDSLKKTVSLTQSDEIVDSRFEQGSIATSGEAVGNIEYELSALSQDMFFEGVAGNLFVDSGVPNVSTLEIGGDTLPTYAIVKHDKKVGLIQVFTGCRIGELTIQGDTEGKITGSATINATGYSTPLATPVVSPLAATTTPFLSSINVNTFKINGVSTVGTACAESFTITINNNLTAKPCLGNASLIPNRYTEGKVSITLNVTLALTVASKAWIPYVETRETMTAEIGIEDVLGNAYGFNFTKLELDNDGLSDTNANDDHTLAMEFRHVKEAPTITRTAA; from the coding sequence ATGTCTAAAGGCACCGACGTAGTCATCCATATTTCTAAAGAGGAAACACCAAACACGTTGCCTGCGGTGCCTGTATGGCACACGCTGCGCCGTAACTCAGACTCACTAAAAAAGACAGTTTCACTAACTCAGTCAGATGAAATTGTTGATTCTCGCTTCGAGCAGGGTTCTATTGCAACTTCTGGCGAAGCTGTTGGCAACATTGAATATGAGCTATCGGCGCTTAGCCAGGATATGTTTTTCGAGGGCGTGGCCGGCAATCTCTTTGTTGATTCAGGCGTGCCGAATGTATCGACACTTGAGATCGGCGGTGACACACTGCCAACGTATGCGATTGTGAAGCACGATAAAAAAGTGGGCCTGATTCAAGTGTTCACTGGCTGCCGTATCGGCGAGCTGACGATTCAAGGTGACACTGAAGGGAAAATTACCGGCAGTGCAACGATTAATGCCACCGGATATTCCACACCGCTGGCCACGCCGGTTGTTTCGCCGCTGGCCGCCACGACTACGCCATTCCTGTCATCAATTAATGTGAACACATTCAAGATTAATGGCGTAAGCACGGTAGGCACCGCGTGCGCTGAATCATTCACCATCACGATCAATAACAATTTGACAGCGAAGCCGTGCTTGGGCAACGCGAGCCTAATTCCGAACCGCTATACCGAAGGCAAAGTGTCCATCACGCTGAACGTAACGCTGGCGCTGACAGTGGCCTCGAAAGCATGGATTCCATATGTTGAAACCCGCGAAACGATGACTGCTGAAATTGGCATTGAGGATGTGCTGGGCAATGCTTACGGTTTCAACTTCACCAAGCTGGAATTGGACAATGACGGCTTGTCCGATACAAATGCGAATGATGATCACACGCTGGCCATGGAATTCCGCCACGTCAAAGAAGCACCAACTATCACCCGCACTGCAGCATAA
- a CDS encoding glutamate 5-kinase, which translates to MIKNKIQSKVAKAFNSKLADAVDSFVCSKQIQSGDFDFATQTYPVITIEAYQGRGVLFGSYLKNLVKPADYQAEDAKATLLQNEVTQVPQVGDVWDTPKGLFKVVNIGEDPTEAVYLIQLRKFSNN; encoded by the coding sequence ATGATCAAAAACAAAATCCAGTCCAAAGTCGCTAAGGCTTTTAATTCAAAGTTGGCCGATGCTGTTGACTCCTTCGTATGCTCCAAGCAGATTCAGTCCGGCGACTTCGATTTCGCAACGCAGACTTATCCAGTCATCACTATAGAGGCCTATCAGGGCCGTGGTGTGCTATTTGGCAGTTATCTAAAGAATCTGGTTAAGCCTGCCGATTACCAGGCCGAAGACGCAAAGGCTACTCTACTGCAGAATGAAGTAACTCAGGTACCTCAGGTTGGTGATGTATGGGATACGCCGAAAGGTCTGTTTAAGGTGGTTAATATTGGAGAAGATCCAACGGAGGCAGTTTATTTAATTCAGCTAAGAAAATTTTCCAATAATTGA
- a CDS encoding P22 phage major capsid protein family protein: MANTLTGLIPDIYEALDQVSRELTGYIPAVSRDSGIERAAVGQNVRVPVTTEVTAQDTTPGANAPDTGDTNIDHVDAQITKSRHVPVRWNGEETKGLSNAGTFSTIQADRFYQAMRTLVNEIEADVHTEAYKNASRAFGTAGTTPFGTAADLSDFAGVLRILEENGAPRTDLQLVLGHAAIGNLRGKQSGLFKVNEAGSADMLRNGMTDRVMNMAIRHSHASGLHVNGDGAGYLVNGATAAKSVSITVDGGTGAILAGDIVTFAGDGNKYVSGGLAGVNLALNKSGLLLPAADNVAITRGNAYTANVAFARSAIALATRAPALPEGGDSADDVIQVVDPLTGLAFEIAVYRQFMQVVYHVRLAWGVKAIKQEHIALLLG; encoded by the coding sequence ATGGCTAATACTCTTACGGGTTTAATCCCTGATATTTACGAAGCGCTCGATCAGGTTTCGCGCGAGCTGACAGGCTATATTCCTGCAGTTTCCCGCGACTCAGGAATTGAACGCGCAGCTGTCGGGCAAAACGTCCGCGTACCGGTAACAACCGAAGTTACCGCACAGGACACTACACCTGGTGCAAACGCTCCAGATACTGGCGATACCAATATCGACCATGTAGATGCGCAAATTACCAAATCGCGCCATGTGCCGGTGCGCTGGAATGGCGAAGAAACTAAAGGTCTTTCCAATGCCGGAACCTTCAGCACGATTCAGGCTGACCGCTTTTATCAGGCAATGCGCACATTGGTAAATGAAATTGAAGCCGATGTTCATACGGAAGCCTACAAAAATGCATCGCGCGCATTCGGTACGGCAGGAACCACGCCATTCGGCACTGCTGCAGACTTATCGGACTTTGCTGGCGTATTGCGCATTCTGGAAGAAAATGGCGCGCCGCGAACAGACTTGCAGCTGGTTCTGGGGCATGCTGCAATCGGCAACCTGCGTGGCAAGCAATCGGGCCTGTTCAAGGTGAATGAAGCTGGTTCGGCCGACATGCTGCGTAACGGTATGACAGATCGTGTAATGAATATGGCTATCCGCCATTCCCATGCTTCAGGCTTGCATGTAAACGGTGATGGCGCCGGATACCTTGTGAATGGCGCCACAGCTGCTAAATCAGTATCTATTACAGTCGATGGCGGCACAGGCGCCATTCTTGCTGGCGATATTGTGACCTTTGCCGGCGATGGCAATAAGTACGTGTCTGGCGGCTTGGCCGGTGTAAATTTGGCGCTCAATAAATCAGGTTTGCTGCTTCCAGCTGCTGATAATGTAGCAATCACCCGCGGTAATGCTTATACAGCCAACGTGGCGTTTGCCCGTTCCGCTATCGCCCTGGCCACGCGCGCGCCGGCGCTTCCGGAAGGCGGCGACTCCGCTGATGATGTAATTCAGGTTGTCGACCCGTTAACTGGCTTGGCATTTGAAATTGCTGTTTACCGCCAGTTCATGCAGGTTGTTTACCATGTGCGCCTGGCATGGGGCGTAAAAGCGATTAAGCAAGAACACATCGCTTTGCTGCTGGGCTAA